Below is a window of Culturomica massiliensis DNA.
TTGTATTATTGAAAAAAGGAACCATTATCGATAAATGGGGACACCGGGATATTCCGGATGCCGATGAACTGAAAGGAAAAGATCCTTTATCTTTCTGCCTGCTGGAACAACAATACATTACCGATCGGTATGTGATTTATTCCCTGGCTTTACTATACATGTTCCTGCTGGCCTTCTACATGATAAAAAAATACAAAAGACTGGCAAAATAAGTCTTAAAGCAGATTATACGAAAAAATCATTCTAAACTTAATAATAAATTATACTACCATGAGAAAAAAAATTGTTGCAGGTAACTGGAAAATGAATAAAACCCTTTCCGAAGGAATCGAACTGGCAAAAGAAGTAAATGCCAAAGTAAAATCACTGAACGCCTCCAATGTACAGGTAATCATCGGAACTCCGTTTATTCATCTGGCAGAAGTGAACAAAACTGTCGATCCGGCATTGGTTTCTGTCTCTGCACAAAATTGTGCCACGGAAGCATCCGGCGCATACACCGGTGAAGTATCGGCAGCCATGGTAGCCTCTACCGGGTGTAAATATGTTATTTTAGGACACTCGGAAAGAAGAAGCTATTACGGTGAAACAGATGCTATCCTGGTAAAAAAAGTAGCCCGCGCCCTGGAAAACAAACTGGAAGTTATTTTCTGTGTAGGAGAAGTCCTGGCTGAGCGGGAAGCCAACCAACATTTTGAAGTTGTTAAATCCCAGTTGGTAAACGGCTTATTCAACCTGACGGCTGAAGAATTCGGAAACATTGTCATCGCTTACGAACCGGTATGGGCTATCGGTACCGGCAAAACAGCCACTTCCGACCAGGCACAGGAAATGCACGCCTTTATCCGCAAAGTTATTGCCGATCAATACGGTAAAGCCATTGCTGACAATACCTCCATTCTTTACGGAGGAAGCTGCAACGCTAAAAATGCCGACGAACTATTCGCCAACCCGGATGTAGACGGCGGCTTAATCGGCGGCGCTTCCTTAAAAGCAGAAGATTTTTCCGCCATCATCTCCGCTCGTTCAAAACACTAAACTTCAAAACAAAATAAAGACTGGGAGTCTGCTTTAATCATAAAGAACTTCCAGTCTTTATTTTTACGATACCTTTCAAATTATTTTCTTATCTCGTTTCCTGATACTCTATCCATTCCCCATCCATATCCTTATATTTATTGTATAAATACGGGTCCCATTCAATCTTTGGAACAAAAGTACGAGTAGACACTGTTGTATCTATCTGTCCTTCAAAATTTGTCACCATAAAAAGAGTAAACTTTACAAAATGGTTTTTATCAAATCGATAAGTACCTTCCATTGTCTCTGTTTTCGGTATAAAAGCCGCTTTTAAAGGCCGTCCGTATTGCTGATACATATCATAAGTCGTATATATATGCGGATCAAAATGATCTTCATAAATAGCTATACTATCTGCACTATTTTCATATAATAAGTTCTTAAAATATCCCGTTAAAAAAGAACTACTTCCTCCTAAAACTCCGAAATCAGTATATACTACGGGTATCTGTGGTATTTTTCCTTTATAGTGTACCACTTCCATTTCCGTCCAATATTTCAATAAATGAGATTCCAAAGCTAGATTAAACAAAAGTTCATATTTATATCCTTTAATTCCTCTGAATTTGTATGAATATTGATGATATAAATTGTCATAAGAACTAGGTTGATGATCAGCTATCGGACTTAGATAAACAATCGGCTGGGCCGCAAGATTCCATGCACCTAATGCCCCTATACGGTCATGCGAAAAATCTGTACGAAGACTTAAAATTGGTGCCGGAGACACAAACGACAACGTACCTGTAGTTCTACTATTTCCCTGGGTATTGATTTGTATATCCATTCTATTCGTCACGGTTTTAGAAAACCTCCCTGTAAAAGCATTCAATATCTTATTTATTCCCCCCTTAACAAGGGACTTTACTGATCCAATTACCAAAGAAGAAATCCATCCTCTGGTTTGCAGAGAATTCTCTTTTATCTTTCCCTCATCAATCTCTTTTTTTAACCAATTAGCAGCATAATTCCCCGAAATATTAGCTATTTCCCCCGTAAATTTACTCAATGGGTTCCGGGATGAATAAGATAAAAGTGTTCCTGAAGACGCTTCTTCATATTGTCCAAATAAATCAAGCTCTCCTACATTCAATGTTTGTGCATTTATATCCATAACCTGAGTAGCATTCGGAGCATAAGTCAACAGTACCTGAAAACAATTCCATCCTTTACGTATTCCCTTGTCCGAATAAGTTGAAAACGTCGAAGTTTCAATCACATTACACTGTCCAAAAGATAGAGGGTGGCACAACTCATTTACACAATTCATCCATTGCTGAGGATATTGAAAAAGCAAAAACCAAATACAAGTATTATTACTAACATCATTTTCCTTATAGTAATATACTTTCAAAATACCTGTTCGCAAATTATGAAATATCATATAATTTCTGTCCGGACTTGCGCCTTCTGAGGGGACTAATGTGTGAAACACAAGCTGCCAGCCATCTTTTTTCCGAATATCTATAGCAATATCGTAAGGCACATTACTATCAGAAATACTATTCCATGGTAATTTTACAGAAGCTCCGGAACCTAAGGTAATAGCCGAACAATTTTCCCAATCAGATTCGAATACTGATTCACTTCTGGCTTTTAATTTCCAATTCCGATAAGCCAATGATAGAGGATAAACATTCCCTTTCATATATTCTGCATCTTCAAAATCATTCTCACTCTCTATACTTTCACTTATTCTTTCTTCCTGACAGGATGATAAACCAATATAAAAAACAAATAATAATAAAATGCGGAAATACTTCATGACTATTTTTAATTTATAAAAAACTGATTGTCTTCTTATTTTCCGGAATGTTCCCCGGGGATACCCGTGTATCCATAATATTTTTTTATATATTTCTCCGGAATATTTGTATATCCATACCCTTTTTGTTGCGGATAAGCCATCAAAACCAAACGACACATCGCTACCGAATCATTCAACACATAATCAGGGATAACACCCGATATTTTGTTATAACTAAGATTTAAATAGGGTTTAGAGGTATCCGTATAATATTCAAAAGGTACTTCCGTATAATTATTTTCACTCAGATTCATCTGTACCTTTATACCCGAAGGGACTTTCCCTCCGAAATTATTATTAATCAACTGACACACGCCAAAATATTCCGGTGAATAATTGGAAACTTCATCAGGAAGTATCAGATTAAGATTATCCGCAATCCGGAGTTCGTACAAATAAGGTAATCCAAATATTTCTTTAGGAATAACCCCCTCCATATCAGTAGAATAAATCTGTAATGATTCCAGTTTACTTAACTTCCCTATTTCAGCAGGAATCATGCCGTAAAATCCATGTCCACTCAGAGTTAATCGTCGCAATTCCGACAAATCACCAACCTTTGGCGATAGCATTCCATTCTGAGTTCCCCAGGGAATATCCAAATAAATCACACGCCACTCCATTTCAACCGAATCCAGATAGGCACCCACTCCACCCCAGGTATAAACATTCGTCAAATCCCAACGAACAAACCAATTTTTTCCATCACCTTGCTCATAGATATCAACCAGGGCCAGGCTATCCTTCACACTGAAATGAGGTTGTACTGGAGGCGGTTCAAATTTTTCTTTATCGTTATCACAAGCCTGAATAAACAAAGAAAAAAATAGGACAAAAATGCTATACCTTAAATATTTCATATATCAAAATCATAAACATATGTTTACAATAGTAAATAAAAAAGATATATTAACAAAATTTATTCCTATATTTTCTAATCAATCAAATTAATTTTCAATAGATTATTACTTTCTTATTCTTATTAATATCATTTTTCTGTTATTTTCATGCAGCAAATTCATATCTTATACGTCATATAGTCAGAAAGCAGTAAAATGAGCGATTACAACATCATACGACGACAATGCCAAAAAGGTGACAGACGGGCCCAACTCGAATTTTATATGCTATTTTATAAAAGCGTATACAATTGTTGCTTCCGTATACTGGGTAATCCCCAGGAATCGGAAGAGGTTATGCAGGAAACCTTTTTAAAGGTGCTCGACAAAATTGACGAGTACACGGGAGATGCCGATAGTATGAAACGTATCCTCAAACGTATTGCCATCAATCGGTCGATAGACATCTGTCGAAAACGCAAAATTCGTTTTATAGAATTAAACGAAGGAGTGGAATACACTGACGAACCGGAAGAAGAGGAACACATCGAAATGCAACTGGAAGCCATCCATAAAATGATGCAGCTTTTACCGCAAGGTTACCGGATGATCCTGAATCTGCATCTGATAGAAAACCTGGATTACGCAGACATTGCGGTACAACTCCAGATTTCACCTTCCACTGTCCGTTCACAATATATCCGGGCCAAGCAAAAATTAGTTCAACTTATAAAAGAACATTATCCCCATGAGCAATTCATTGGATGAACAAATCAGAAAACAGGCAGGAATGCTTGACAATGCACTTCCGCCTATGGGACACTTCGAACGTTTCGAACAGCGTCTCGAACGCCACGAAAAAAAGAAACACACACACTGGCGCAGATGGATAATAACGACAAGCGCCGCTGCAGCCATTGCACTTATCCTCATGTTCCAATATTCCCGTCCCCGGCAAGCGATGTCTTATCCGGAATCGATACAGGAAGTTACAGCCTATTACAACCGGCAATTGCAGGATGAAATCGGCAAAGTGAGAGAAGAAACCGATCATATCACGGACCTTCAGTCTCAACGGGAAGTGCGGGACAATATTGAGGACATGCAAATTAAATTCCAGAAATGGGGTGCATCTTTGCCCAGGATGTCTGAAGAAGATCATATTGCATTAATCGTACTCCGCTACAACGCAGAAATGGAATCCCTGCAACGCATACGCGCCATTTTAGAGGATATTCCAAATAATCAACAACATAAATTATAAAACTATGAAAAACACATTCTTATTATTCGTGCTCTGCCTGTTGTTCTCAGCAAGCCACGCTTCCGCCAACACTCATGAAATAAAACGAGTGATTACCAAACAATTCAATGTTTCTGCCGGTAGTGAACTGGACATAAATAACAAATACGGAAATATTGTCATCAACGCATGGAATAAAGAGGTCATCGATTTTTCCATCGAGATCATCGGTAAAGGAGACAAGGAGAAAATAGCCCAACAAATGGCTGACCGGGTATCTATCGATTTCAACCAGACCGGAAGAAGAGTTTCCGCTCAAACCAATTTCGAACAACAACGGAATTTCAATTGTAACAACTGTGGAACAACGGTAAATTATACGGTCAATGTACCTGCTTCCGTCTACCTGAACCTGATCAACAAATACGGAAACATCCGGCTGGATGAAACGACACAGACCTTCAAAGCTGATGTCAAATACGGTAATATTTACGCCAGCCGCCTATCGGGGAAAGACAACTCCATTATTCTCAAATACGGAAACCT
It encodes the following:
- the tpiA gene encoding triose-phosphate isomerase → MRKKIVAGNWKMNKTLSEGIELAKEVNAKVKSLNASNVQVIIGTPFIHLAEVNKTVDPALVSVSAQNCATEASGAYTGEVSAAMVASTGCKYVILGHSERRSYYGETDAILVKKVARALENKLEVIFCVGEVLAEREANQHFEVVKSQLVNGLFNLTAEEFGNIVIAYEPVWAIGTGKTATSDQAQEMHAFIRKVIADQYGKAIADNTSILYGGSCNAKNADELFANPDVDGGLIGGASLKAEDFSAIISARSKH
- a CDS encoding RNA polymerase sigma factor, with protein sequence MSDYNIIRRQCQKGDRRAQLEFYMLFYKSVYNCCFRILGNPQESEEVMQETFLKVLDKIDEYTGDADSMKRILKRIAINRSIDICRKRKIRFIELNEGVEYTDEPEEEEHIEMQLEAIHKMMQLLPQGYRMILNLHLIENLDYADIAVQLQISPSTVRSQYIRAKQKLVQLIKEHYPHEQFIG